One part of the Streptomyces nigra genome encodes these proteins:
- the efeB gene encoding iron uptake transporter deferrochelatase/peroxidase subunit, whose amino-acid sequence MTDQSIPQARTRAADAAPDTDAAGGTVTGGISRRRLLGTAGATGLALGAAGGAAGYAARPAEATPLSSLGAGEAMFHGKHQPGIVQRLQARGHLVAFDLAAGAGRKEAAALLRRWSETARRLMAGEAARQEDTGVALDAGPSSLTITFGFGHSFFARTGLEEQRPVALDPLPEFSSDRLDKARSNGDLWVQIGADDALVAFHALRAIQKDAGKAARVRWQMNGFNRSPGATAHPMTARNLMGQVDGTRNPKPTDADFDRRIFVPESGAQDPAWMANGSYAVVRRIRMLLDDWEQLSVRAQEQVIGRRKADGAPLTGGTETTEMDLEKTDRAGNLVVPLDAHARITRPDQNGGAAILRRPFSYHDGIDPDGVPDAGLLFICWQADPLRGFVPLQRKLDRGDALSRYIRHEASGLFAVPGGAAEGEYVGQRLLEG is encoded by the coding sequence ATGACCGACCAGTCCATCCCCCAGGCCCGTACGCGAGCCGCCGACGCCGCCCCTGACACGGATGCCGCCGGCGGCACGGTCACGGGCGGGATCTCGCGGCGCCGGCTGCTCGGGACCGCCGGTGCGACCGGTCTGGCGCTGGGCGCGGCCGGCGGGGCGGCCGGATACGCGGCCCGCCCGGCAGAGGCGACACCGCTCAGTTCGCTGGGCGCCGGGGAGGCGATGTTTCACGGGAAACATCAGCCCGGCATCGTGCAGCGCCTCCAGGCGCGCGGCCATCTCGTCGCCTTCGACCTGGCGGCGGGGGCCGGGCGCAAGGAGGCGGCGGCGCTGCTGCGCCGCTGGTCGGAGACGGCCCGGCGGCTGATGGCGGGCGAGGCCGCCCGGCAGGAGGACACCGGGGTCGCCCTGGACGCCGGACCGTCCTCCCTGACAATCACCTTCGGCTTCGGGCACAGCTTCTTCGCCCGGACCGGCCTGGAGGAGCAGCGGCCGGTCGCCCTGGACCCGTTGCCGGAGTTCTCCTCCGACCGGCTGGACAAGGCGCGCAGCAACGGCGATCTGTGGGTGCAGATCGGCGCCGACGACGCGCTGGTCGCGTTCCACGCGCTGCGCGCGATCCAGAAGGACGCGGGCAAGGCGGCCAGGGTGCGCTGGCAGATGAACGGCTTCAACCGGTCCCCCGGCGCCACCGCCCACCCCATGACGGCACGCAATCTGATGGGCCAGGTGGACGGCACCCGGAACCCGAAGCCGACGGACGCCGACTTCGACCGGCGGATCTTCGTGCCGGAGTCCGGCGCGCAGGACCCGGCCTGGATGGCGAACGGCTCCTACGCCGTCGTACGCCGGATCCGGATGCTCCTCGACGACTGGGAGCAGCTCTCCGTCAGGGCGCAGGAGCAGGTCATCGGGCGCCGCAAGGCCGACGGGGCCCCGCTGACCGGCGGCACCGAGACGACCGAGATGGACCTGGAGAAGACGGACCGGGCGGGGAACCTGGTCGTCCCGCTCGACGCGCACGCGCGGATCACCCGGCCCGACCAGAACGGAGGGGCGGCGATCCTGCGGCGGCCCTTCTCGTACCACGACGGTATCGACCCGGACGGGGTGCCGGACGCCGGGCTGCTCTTCATCTGCTGGCAGGCCGACCCGCTGCGCGGCTTCGTCCCCCTCCAGCGCAAGCTCGACCGGGGCGACGCGCTGTCGCGGTACATCCGGCACGAGGCGAGCGGGCTGTTCGCGGTGCCGGGCGGGGCGGCCGAGGGGGAGTACGTGGGGCAGCGGCTGCTGGAGGGCTGA
- the pheA gene encoding prephenate dehydratase → MPASYAYLGPEGTFTEVALRTLPEAATRELIPYVSVQSALDAVRAGEAEAAFVPIENSVEGGITTTLDELVAGAPLMIYREVLLSITFALLVRPGTALSDIKTVSAHPAAQPQVRNWLKNNLPYAHWESAASNADAARLVQEGQYDAAFAGEFAAARYGLVALETGIHDAENAQTRFVLVGRPARPAAPTGADKTSVVLWQRDDHPGGLRDLLGEFATRGINLMLLQSRPTGAGIGNYCFCIDAEGHISDRRVAEALMGLKRICLQVRFLGSYPRADLKPSEVDAPRLGTSDEEFVSAADWVARCQDGRF, encoded by the coding sequence ATGCCAGCGAGCTATGCCTATCTGGGCCCCGAGGGCACCTTCACCGAGGTCGCCCTGCGCACGCTTCCCGAGGCCGCGACCCGGGAGCTGATCCCGTACGTGTCCGTGCAGTCCGCGCTCGACGCCGTGCGCGCCGGCGAGGCGGAAGCCGCGTTCGTACCGATCGAGAACTCCGTGGAGGGCGGCATCACGACCACGCTCGACGAGCTGGTCGCGGGCGCGCCCCTCATGATCTACCGCGAGGTGCTGCTGTCGATCACCTTCGCGCTGCTGGTCAGGCCCGGCACCGCGCTGTCGGACATCAAGACGGTCTCCGCCCATCCGGCGGCCCAGCCCCAGGTGCGCAACTGGCTGAAGAACAATCTCCCGTACGCCCACTGGGAGTCCGCCGCGTCCAACGCGGACGCCGCGCGGCTGGTCCAGGAGGGCCAGTACGACGCCGCCTTCGCCGGTGAGTTCGCAGCCGCCCGGTACGGGCTGGTGGCGCTGGAGACCGGGATCCACGACGCGGAGAACGCGCAGACGCGGTTCGTGCTGGTCGGCCGGCCGGCCAGGCCCGCCGCGCCGACCGGGGCGGACAAGACGTCGGTGGTGCTGTGGCAGCGGGACGACCATCCCGGTGGGCTGCGCGATCTGCTCGGCGAGTTCGCCACCCGGGGGATCAACCTGATGCTGCTCCAGTCCCGTCCGACCGGCGCGGGCATCGGCAACTACTGCTTCTGCATCGACGCCGAGGGGCATATCTCCGACCGCCGGGTCGCCGAGGCTCTGATGGGGCTGAAGCGGATCTGTCTCCAGGTGCGGTTCCTGGGGTCGTATCCGCGGGCGGACCTCAAGCCCTCGGAGGTGGACGCGCCGCGGCTGGGGACGTCGGACGAGGAGTTCGTCTCGGCGGCGGACTGGGTGGCGCGCTGCCAGGACGGGCGGTTCTGA